Proteins from one Desulfitobacterium chlororespirans DSM 11544 genomic window:
- a CDS encoding type II toxin-antitoxin system HicB family antitoxin, protein MITHYLFPAIVERNTLSGRYIVVFPDLPDLICQGETPEDAFHQAELSLGMHLYHMEKAKKQIPEASNPANWEKREGAEIITLEADTLLVRQAIDKKSVPKCIMIPKWLKELGEENDVDFLEILRVGIMDELGIPD, encoded by the coding sequence ATGATCACGCACTATCTTTTTCCGGCCATTGTTGAGCGCAATACCCTGTCGGGCAGATATATCGTCGTTTTCCCGGATCTGCCGGATCTGATCTGTCAGGGGGAAACCCCGGAAGACGCTTTTCATCAGGCGGAACTTTCTCTGGGGATGCATCTCTATCATATGGAAAAAGCCAAGAAACAAATCCCGGAAGCCTCCAATCCCGCGAATTGGGAAAAGCGGGAGGGCGCTGAGATCATTACGCTGGAAGCTGATACACTGTTGGTACGGCAGGCTATTGATAAGAAATCCGTTCCCAAATGTATCATGATCCCTAAATGGTTAAAAGAGCTGGGGGAAGAAAATGACGTGGATTTCCTCGAAATCCTCAGGGTAGGGATAATGGATGAACTAGGAATTCCCGATTAA
- the katG gene encoding catalase/peroxidase HPI: MEEKKCPVTGHTQHTPTGSGTKNKNWWPNQLNLNILHQNSALGNPMDSDFNYAEEFKKLDLAAVKKDLYTLMTDSQDWWPADYGHYGPLFIRMAWHSAGTYRLNDGRGGAGNGTQRFAPLNSWPDNVNLDKARRLLWPIKQKYGKKISWADLMILAGNCALESMGVKTFGFAGGREDVWEPQEDIYWGSEGEWLGDQRYSGDRDLENPLAAVQMGLIYVNPEGPNGQPSVLASGRDVRDTFKRMAMNDEETVALVAGGHTFGKCHGAGPASHVGPEPEGADLEEQGLGWKSTFRSGKGGDTIGSGIEGAWKPNPTTWDMGYLNTLFKYDWDLVKSPAGAWQWIPTDPAAADTVEDAHDPAKRHAPMMTTADLSLRMDPIYGPIAKRYRDNPEEFADAFARAWFKLTHRDMGPRSRYLGPEVPGEELIWQDPVPPVEHELIDEQDIADLKAKLLASGLSVSQLVSTAWASASTFRGSDKRGGANGARIRLAPQKDWEVNQPAQLAEVLAALETIQAEFNSSQSGAKKVSLADLIVLGGAAAIEQAAKNAGHTLVVPFTPGRTDASQEQTELYSFAVMEPKADGFRNYLKGKSSASAEEMLVDRAQLLTLTAPEMTVLIGGLRVLNANYGQSKHGVFTQRPEALTNDFFVNLLDLSTEWKAVSEEKALYEGRDRATGKLKWTGTRVDLVFGSNSQLRALAEVYACGDSQDKFLQDFVSAWNKVMNADRFDLA; the protein is encoded by the coding sequence ATGGAAGAAAAGAAATGCCCCGTAACAGGCCATACCCAGCACACCCCTACCGGCAGTGGGACCAAGAACAAAAACTGGTGGCCAAATCAATTAAACCTCAACATTCTTCATCAAAACTCTGCTTTGGGCAATCCCATGGATTCGGACTTCAATTATGCTGAAGAATTTAAGAAACTTGACCTGGCAGCCGTAAAGAAAGATCTTTATACTTTAATGACCGATTCCCAGGATTGGTGGCCTGCCGATTACGGTCACTATGGCCCCCTCTTCATCCGGATGGCCTGGCACAGTGCCGGAACATACCGTTTGAACGACGGACGGGGCGGCGCCGGAAACGGAACCCAGCGCTTTGCCCCCCTCAACAGCTGGCCGGATAATGTGAACCTGGATAAGGCGCGCCGTCTGCTCTGGCCCATTAAACAAAAATATGGAAAAAAAATCTCCTGGGCCGATCTGATGATCCTGGCCGGCAATTGTGCTTTGGAATCCATGGGCGTCAAGACCTTTGGCTTCGCCGGCGGCCGGGAGGATGTTTGGGAGCCTCAGGAAGATATTTATTGGGGCTCTGAAGGAGAGTGGCTGGGGGACCAGCGCTATTCCGGAGATCGGGATCTTGAGAACCCTCTCGCCGCAGTACAGATGGGCCTGATTTATGTTAACCCGGAAGGTCCCAATGGACAGCCCAGTGTCCTGGCTTCCGGCCGCGATGTGCGGGATACATTCAAACGCATGGCTATGAATGATGAAGAAACCGTGGCCCTAGTGGCCGGCGGACATACCTTCGGCAAATGCCATGGTGCCGGCCCGGCATCCCATGTCGGTCCTGAACCCGAGGGCGCCGACCTTGAAGAGCAGGGCTTGGGCTGGAAGAGCACTTTCCGCAGCGGCAAGGGCGGCGATACCATCGGCAGCGGCATCGAAGGCGCCTGGAAACCCAACCCCACTACCTGGGATATGGGCTATTTAAACACTTTATTCAAATATGACTGGGATTTAGTGAAAAGCCCTGCCGGAGCTTGGCAGTGGATTCCCACTGACCCGGCTGCAGCAGATACCGTCGAGGATGCTCATGACCCTGCCAAACGCCATGCCCCCATGATGACTACGGCAGACCTCTCCCTGAGAATGGATCCGATCTACGGACCCATCGCCAAGCGATACCGGGATAACCCTGAGGAGTTTGCTGATGCTTTCGCCCGGGCCTGGTTCAAGCTGACTCATCGCGATATGGGGCCCCGCTCCCGCTATTTGGGTCCGGAAGTTCCTGGGGAAGAACTGATTTGGCAGGACCCGGTACCCCCAGTGGAGCATGAATTAATCGACGAACAGGATATCGCCGATCTTAAAGCTAAACTCCTGGCTTCCGGCCTTTCCGTCTCCCAGCTGGTCTCCACGGCCTGGGCTTCCGCTTCCACCTTCCGGGGTTCGGATAAACGGGGCGGCGCCAACGGAGCACGGATCCGCCTGGCGCCTCAGAAAGATTGGGAAGTCAATCAACCGGCTCAGCTGGCTGAGGTATTGGCAGCTCTGGAAACGATCCAGGCTGAGTTCAACAGCTCCCAATCCGGCGCAAAGAAGGTCTCTCTGGCCGACTTAATCGTCCTGGGCGGTGCCGCCGCTATTGAACAGGCTGCTAAAAACGCCGGCCACACTCTGGTCGTTCCTTTTACGCCGGGCCGCACCGACGCTTCTCAGGAGCAGACCGAGCTCTATTCCTTCGCAGTTATGGAACCGAAAGCCGATGGTTTCCGCAACTACCTGAAAGGCAAATCTTCTGCATCGGCGGAGGAAATGCTGGTTGACCGGGCCCAACTGCTGACCCTGACCGCTCCGGAAATGACCGTTCTCATCGGTGGCCTGCGGGTTTTGAATGCCAATTACGGCCAGTCCAAGCACGGTGTTTTCACTCAGCGTCCAGAAGCCCTTACCAACGACTTCTTCGTCAATCTTCTCGACTTAAGCACCGAATGGAAAGCCGTATCGGAAGAAAAAGCTCTCTATGAGGGCCGGGACCGGGCCACCGGCAAACTGAAATGGACCGGCACCCGCGTGGATCTGGTCTTCGGCTCCAATTCCCAACTGCGGGCCCTGGCGGAAGTCTATGCCTGCGGTGATTCTCAGGATAAATTCCTTCAGGACTTCGTATCCGCCTGGAATAAAGTAATGAATGCCGATCGCTTCGATCTGGCCTAA